One window of Magallana gigas chromosome 2, xbMagGiga1.1, whole genome shotgun sequence genomic DNA carries:
- the LOC105338613 gene encoding lysophosphatidic acid receptor 1-B — protein MAKAFQENTFKIVFLMCSLFSVIYTEESTPVTSLITTTGAQNQTLTDSRPWPQESVTDLSEPSTTNTQKTITTTPFNSTDLCNSSTKSRVFPEPDSTFSESSTSSSFFLQYTTGETISSFNSTPLQGNSSSNESSSFPRIISVFAVIVGFAVIMINILVIAASVRNRKLRENTNYNLVLGLSSSDFLMGLSMLMIGFRLLFPTLTTMLGWCIVVNVVFISSLIMSLYQTFCISLHRYLVLSESSWAGRLFDDNRKYYLYIGGWMTFFILYSSTVSPEGDYTHCFYKTVYGQHILVVRFTICVFGIIFLLLTLIFYFLAIHRVIKRYTNMTLPSDSRKLEDKRNKRIMKSMKLVSMILAALFLFSSPMIVSLMFSSPQSVIVGSFAAANLNSLLNPIIYCSRIKKLRNEIKSMFCFS, from the coding sequence ATGGCAAAAGCATTCCAGGAGAACACTTTTAAGATAGTCTTCTTAATGTGCTCGCTGTTCTCTGTCATTTACACAGAAGAATCAACACCTGTAACGTCTCTAATAACAACCACTGGAGCACAAAACCAAACCCTGACCGACTCCCGTCCGTGGCCACAAGAATCAGTCACGGACTTGTCGGAGCCGAGTACCACAAACACTCAGAAAACTATAACCACCACGCCTTTTAACAGCACCGACCTTTGCAATAGTTCCACTAAATCGCGGGTTTTTCCTGAACCAGACTCGACTTTCTCCGAATCATCGACTTCTTCATCGTTCTTTTTACAATACACAACCGGGGAAACGATTTCATCCTTCAATTCGACACCTCTTCAGGGGAATAGTTCCTCAAACGAGTCCTCTTCTTTCCCGCGAATAATATCTGTGTTTGCTGTCATTGTTGGCTTTGCTGTCATAATGATAAACATTTTGGTGATAGCGGCGTCCGTGAGGAACCGAAAGTTACGAGAGAATACTAATTACAACCTTGTCTTGGGACTATCTTCCAGCGACTTCCTGATGGGTTTGAGTATGTTGATGATTGGGTTTCGGCTTTTGTTCCCCACACTAACTACGATGTTAGGCTGGTGTATTGTAGTGAATGtcgtatttatttcaagtttgatAATGTCACTCTatcaaacattttgtattaGTCTCCACCGATATCTCGTTCTCTCCGAGAGTTCCTGGGCGGGTCGCTTGTTTGACGACAATCGGAAGTATTACCTCTACATAGGTGGATGGATGACGTTCTTCATTCTGTACTCCTCCACCGTTTCCCCAGAAGGCGACTACACACACTGTTTCTACAAGACAGTATACGGCCAACACATCCTCGTTGTTCGTTTCACTATATGTGTTTTCGGAATCATCTTCCTTTTGCTAACCTTGATTTTCTATTTTCTGGCAATCCACCGAGTGATAAAACGTTACACGAATATGACATTACCTTCCGATTCAAGAAAGTTGGAGGACAAGAGGAATAAGAGGATAATGAAGTCCATGAAACTAGTGAGCATGATCCTAGCGgctctgtttttattttcaagtcCTATGATTGTCTCCCTTATGTTTTCCAGTCCACAGTCCGTCATTGTTGGCTCTTTTGCTGCAGCCAATTTGAACTCTCTTCTAAATCCTATTATATATTGTTCTCGTATCAAAAAACTGCGAAACGAGATtaaatcaatgttttgttttagttAG